The genomic stretch GCTGGGTCTGAAAGTACAGCATGCTTTACGCGCTTTCACTGCGGCCGACCGCAAGACCATCCGCCAGGCAGCACAGAACTATCCCGAAACGGATTATTATAAAACAGAAGACCTGCTCACCCAACTCGGCATCGGTGAAGCGCTGGTGACCATGCTGAATGAGAAAGGTATTCCCACACCCCTGGTGCAGGCCATGCTGGTATCCCCACGCTCCCGCATGGATGTCCTCACAGAGCAGGAGATAGATGCACTGGTAACTAAGTCCAGGCTGGTAAAAAAATATGCTGAAGAGATAGACCGCGAAAGCGCCTACGAGTTGCTGACGGCCAAACTGGAACAGGCTTCCGAAGCCAGTGAGTCTGCTGAAAAAGAGAAAGAAGAAAAGAAGAAACCTGCCGGCCGGCCGGAGAAGTCCACACTGGAAAAAGTACTGGATAATTCGGTGACGCGGCAGATAGGGAGGACTGTGGCGAGTACGCTGACGCGTGGGTTATTAGGGGCGTTGGGGCTGAATACACGGACAACGAGGAAGAAGAAGAGTAGTTGGTTTTGACGTATAAAGTAGATGCCTTTTTGCCCAATGAGCGTATTGTCACCGACATTGTCACCGACAATTTCTAAAAGGGGCATTGTGCAATATGTTGATAATTATTTTGTTGTGTGTATTTGGGTAGGAAGGCTTCACCGACATCATTCCAACAGTAAAGGAATTTTATTTATCTGATAGTGTCCTTCTTTAGCTGAACCAATCCGCTGAAGTAATCCCAGTTGTTTAAGAACAGTAATATTCCGTTCTATTGTTCTTGTTGTAGTATGGAGTGCATCAGCCATCAATTTAATAGTAGAATCTGGAAAGTCATTGAGCTGTTGTAAAATGGCACATTGTTTTTCCCCCAGTTTATCTTTAATAGAAGCAATCCACACGGTAAAAGCCACTGGCCGATAAAAGATAACAGTAAAGAACCCTGTCATCTTGAAAACCGGCGCAGGAAGTTGCGCGTCTTTCATGCCGTCCCGCATCCTGCCGATACCAGAGCCTACTTTTTCTACCAGATCGATCCGTTGCATTAAACCGAAAACCAACGGATTTCGGGAAAAGCTCATGTGGCCAAAATCTTTCTGGGGAATTACGCCGATCAGACCTCCCGGATTACTGATCTCCACCCTGTTGTCATAAATTTCTACCATAGTAGAGGCACCCTGAGCGTAGTAACTCCTGTGGCATACCGCATTGATCAATGCTTCCCGGAAAACGGTTTCAGGAATTTCAAGCACTTCTTTTCTTCTGCCACCAGGCTGTCCTTCTATATCATAGCGGAGATTCAGTTTAGCAATAAGATATTTTAATGCTTCTTCAAACTGGTGAATGAGATTGCCCACCATCTCTTTACTGTCAAGGATAAATCTCTTGTTGGTTCCTTTAAAAAGCACACACCTGATAGTTGCATGAAAAGCGTAATATTGAACGTTTTTGGCAAACATCATTACTGCTGCATAAGTGAATTTGTCGTCGACAACAAGTTGCAGATTTTCCAATACTTTTTTTTCTCCGATAGAGCCCGTAATCTTCGCTTTCCTGATAAAGGCCTTAAATATTTCAGAATCAAAGTGTTCAGGATATTTATAT from Candidatus Pseudobacter hemicellulosilyticus encodes the following:
- a CDS encoding putative DNA binding domain-containing protein, which translates into the protein MTTEELRELIEQGEGQQLEFKQSIPSKASELSRELCAFANAKGGRILVGVDDKGKIVGVTLNNTIRSEIQQIVRLLDPKVEVRISEIQSSDKTILCLECEAGPKKPYAASGSIYVRNGPNSEKLTSTEEMHDFWQESGRIFFDKMKCKEYKYPEHFDSEIFKAFIRKAKITGSIGEKKVLENLQLVVDDKFTYAAVMMFAKNVQYYAFHATIRCVLFKGTNKRFILDSKEMVGNLIHQFEEALKYLIAKLNLRYDIEGQPGGRRKEVLEIPETVFREALINAVCHRSYYAQGASTMVEIYDNRVEISNPGGLIGVIPQKDFGHMSFSRNPLVFGLMQRIDLVEKVGSGIGRMRDGMKDAQLPAPVFKMTGFFTVIFYRPVAFTVWIASIKDKLGEKQCAILQQLNDFPDSTIKLMADALHTTTRTIERNITVLKQLGLLQRIGSAKEGHYQINKIPLLLE